Part of the Cellulomonas hominis genome, CGGTGGTCTCCCCGGACTCGCGTCGCGTCGCCTACCTGCGCGAGACGGTCAGCACCCCGACCGCCGCGCCGCAGGTGCAGCTGTGGGTGCTCGACCTCGACGCCCCGGACGCCGCCCGCCGCGTGGCCGCCGACTGGGACCGCTGGCCGCACGAGGTCGCCTGGACCCGTGACGGTGCCGGGCTGCTCGTGCAGGCCGACGACCTGGGCCGCGGGCCGGTGTTCCACGTGGCCCTGGACTCGGGGGCCGTGACCCGGGTCACCGCGGACGACGCCGTGTTCTCGGACCTCCGGGTCTCGCCCGACGGCCGGACGCTGTACGCGCTGCGGGCCTCGTACGCCGCCCCGGCGCACCCCGTCCGGCTCGACCTGGCCGGGGCGCTCGCGGACGGCGTCCCGGTCGAGGCCGTGGCCCTGCCCGCGCCGGCGCCGCTGCCCGCCCTGCCCGGCACGCTGACCGAGGTCACCGCGACGGCGGAGGACGGCGCGGAGGTCCGTGCGTGGCTGGCGCTCCCGGAGGGCGCGTCCGCGGCGTCGCCCGCCCCGCTGCTGCTGTGGATCCACGGCGGCCCGCTCGGCTCCTGGAACGCCTGGTCCTGGCGCTGGAACCCGTGGATCCTCGCCGCCCGCGGCTACGCCGTGCTGCTCCCCGACCCGGCGCTGTCCACCGGCTACGGCCAGGACTTCGTCCAGCGCGGCTGGGGCGCGTGGGGCGCCGCGCCGTTCACCGACCTCATGGCCGTCACCGACGCCGCCGTCGCGCGCGCGGACGTCGACGAGACCCGCACGGGTGCGATGGGCGGCTCGTTCGGCGGGTACATGGCGAACTGGGTCGCCGGGCACACCGACCGGTTCCGGGCGGTCGTCACGCACGCGAGCCTGTGGGCGCTGGACCAGTTCGGCCCCACGACGGACGACTCGTTCTACTGGGAGCGGGAGATGACGCCGGAGATGGCGCTCGCGAACTCCCCGCACCTCTCGGTCGACAAGATCGTCACGCCGATGCTCGTGGTGCACGGCGACAAGGACTACCGGGTGCCGATCGGCGAGGGCCTGCGGCTCTGGTACGAGCTCCTGTCCCGCTCCGCGCTGCCGGCGGACGACGACGGGAACACCCCGCACCGGTTCCTCTACTTCCCGGACGAGAACCACTGGGTGCTCACGCCGCAGCACGCGAAGGTCTGGTACCAGGTGGTGGAGTCGTTCCTGGCGGAGCACGTGCTGGGCCTGGGCGGGGACGACGTCCCGGCGCTGCCGGAGGTGCTGGGCTGACGTCCGGCCGGGGCCGCGGGGTGTCAACACCCCGCGGCCCTCAGGACTTGCACGGGCATGACTGACGACGACGACCCCGGGGGGCCGGTCTTCGACGACTGTGGGTCTACGCCACGGCGCTGAACGAGGTGCGGCGCTCCTGGCGCCGGTCCGCGCTCGAGCGCCGCTGCGCGGAGCGGCTGCGCTCCGAGGACGTGCCAGCACCGGCGCTCCCCGACTCCGCGCTGTGGCGCGCCGTCGCGGACCTGTCGCCCCGGGCCCGCACCGCGGTGGCGCTGCGGTACGTCGCCGACCTCACCGAGGCCGAGGTCGCGGACGCGATGAACGTGTCGCGCGGCACCGTCGCCACCACCGGCGTCCCGCGCGCGCCGGCAGCTCGCCCGCGTGCTGGAGCCCAGCCTGAACGGAGACCCGGCATGAACGCGCCCCTCGACCTCGTGACCCTCGGCGACGACGCCGACGCCCGGCCCGTCCCGCCCGTCGAGCGCGTGCACGCCCGCGCGGCCGTCCTGCGGCGCCGGCGGCGGCGGACGGCGTCCGCGCTGTCGGTGGGCGCGGTGGCGGCGGCGATCGCCGTGGCGGGCGTCGTGCTCCCGCAGGGCACCGGCCCGGCGGGGGAGGCGCCCGCGGTCGCGCAGTTCCTCGGCGTGGTCCCGGCGAGCGCCGCCACGGGGGACGTGGACTG contains:
- a CDS encoding prolyl oligopeptidase family serine peptidase, translating into MTDDAATPPSPFHDLDAYVALPRMSGLALSPDGSRLVTAVSTLDAKRTRYLTALWEVDPEGVRPARRLTRSAKGESSARFASTGDLLFTSARPDADAEAPDDEPPAALWLLPADGAEARVVASRKAGIDGVVVAQDAPVVVVPSEVLPSAADDAEDERLIGVRKDAKVSAILHTQYPVRFWDHDLGPSEPHLFAGDLTTVAASPEAGAPAPRLALRDLTPRPGVGLRHQDAVLSPDGRTLVTSWTRPGARGALRQVLVAVDVATGARRTLVDDPTADAGSPVVSPDSRRVAYLRETVSTPTAAPQVQLWVLDLDAPDAARRVAADWDRWPHEVAWTRDGAGLLVQADDLGRGPVFHVALDSGAVTRVTADDAVFSDLRVSPDGRTLYALRASYAAPAHPVRLDLAGALADGVPVEAVALPAPAPLPALPGTLTEVTATAEDGAEVRAWLALPEGASAASPAPLLLWIHGGPLGSWNAWSWRWNPWILAARGYAVLLPDPALSTGYGQDFVQRGWGAWGAAPFTDLMAVTDAAVARADVDETRTGAMGGSFGGYMANWVAGHTDRFRAVVTHASLWALDQFGPTTDDSFYWEREMTPEMALANSPHLSVDKIVTPMLVVHGDKDYRVPIGEGLRLWYELLSRSALPADDDGNTPHRFLYFPDENHWVLTPQHAKVWYQVVESFLAEHVLGLGGDDVPALPEVLG